The bacterium DNA window CCACGTCCGGCAGCGCGTTCGGCCGCGTGGTCGAGACCGGGACGACCTACCGCACTGCCAACTTCGGCGGCGAGCCCCTCCCCATCTGGATGAATGGATATCGCTCGATCGGCCCGGCGGTGATCGTGCCGCTGCGCTCCGAGAGCGACATCATCGGAACGCTCGGCCTGGGCCGGAAGCGCGGATCCGACACGCACTTGTTCGCCGACTCCGAAGTGCGGCTGCTCGAGGGCATCGCGGAGATCGGTGGGACCGCCGTTCGCCGTGCGCGGCTCTTCCAGAACCTCGAGAAGTCCTACATGCAGATGGTCATCAGCCTGGCGCGGACGATGGACGCGCGGGACCACTATACATCGGGGCACAGTGAGCGGATCGCGGTGTGGGCGGAAGCGGTCGCCCGCGCGCTCGAGTGCGACGATCCGGACGTGCAGGACATTCGCTGGGGAGCGCTGCTGCACGATATCGGCAAGATCGGCGTGCCCGACGAGATTCTGCGGAAGCCCAGCCGGCTCACCGAGGAGGAGTGGGCGGTGATGCGCAGGCATCCGGAGATCGGGGAGGAGATCCTCGCCTCAACCGAACGGATGCGGGGGGTGGCGAAGATCGTCCGCCACCATCAGGAGAAGTGGAATGGGACCGGGTATCCCGACGGGTTGCGGGAAGACGAGATTCCACTCGGCGCGCGCATCCTCGCGGTCGTCGACGCGTACAGCGCGATCACCGACGACCGACCCTACAAGAAGGCACGTACCCACGAGGATGCGGTCTCCGAGTTGCGGCGCTGCGCGGGGGTGCAGTTTGACACCCGGGTGGTGGATGTGTTCTGCCAGGTGGTGGAGCGCGACCGGGCGAGGGCGGGCCGGCCTCACTAGCGCCCGCGTGAGGTGAGCCCGGGAATGCGCGATCGTCCCGCGACGCGCACAGAACCCGCCGGGTGGCGACGTTCCCTGACCCGTTCTCAGATATTCACCGACCGCACGCGGTTCGCAGGGGGGGGATGATCTCGCCCCGAAATCTCCTTCCGGGCGCGTCGGGGGAGGCGAATGGTGGAGCAGCCGGCTGCCGTGATCCTGGCCGCGGGCCGGAGCACGCGGATGAAATCGGGTTCCCCCAAGGTCCTCCATCTCCTGAGCGGGCGCCCGATGATCTCCTACATCGTGGAGGCGCTCCGCCGCGCCGGGGTTCGCCGTCCGCTGCTCGTCGTGGGGACGGACGCCGCCGCGATCCGCGGGGCGTTGGGCTCTCGCGTCGACTACGTCGTGCAGGCCCGCCCTCTCGGCACCGGGCACGCCGTGTCGGCCGCCCTCCCTCGCCTGCGGGGGCGGGCAGTTGCCTTTGTGGTGAACGCGGACATGCCGTTCGTCCAGGCGGCGACCTTTCGCGCACTGCGGGCGGCGGTCCGGTCGCTCGTCATCGCGTCGTTGGCCACCGGGGTGGCGGAGAGCGACCTTCGCTTCGGCCGGATCGTCCGCGGGGCCGATCGGCGCCTGCTGCGGATCGTAGAGGACAGGGACGCCAGCCCCGAGGAGCGCGCGATTCGGGAGGTCAACGCCGGCGTCTACTGCTTTCGCCTCCCCGAACTCCGGTGGGCGCTGCGGCGGATTCGCCCGAACAACCGGCAGGGAGAGTACTACCTCACCGATGCGGTGACGCTGCTGGCCGGCGAAGGGGGGGGAGTGGCGACCGTCCCCGTGGGCGATCCGGCGGAGCTGCGCGGGGTCAACACCCGCGCAGAGCTGGCCGAAGCGGAGCGGACGATGCGTCGTCGAATCCTCTCGCGCGTCATGGAGTCGGGGGTGACCGTGACCGACCCGGCGACAACCTTCATCGAGGATGCGGTCCGGATCGGGCCGGACACGATCGTGCATCCCTACACGATGCTCAGCGGTCGCACCATCGTGGGGGATCATGCGGTGATTGGACCGGGGGCCCGCATTCACGACTCCGTCGTCGGTCGGCGTGCTTGCGTGCGCGACTCCTCGCTGGAGGGGGCGCGGATTGGGGACGGCACGATCGTCGGCCCCTACGCCCACCTCCGCCCCGGAACAGTGGTCGGTCGGTACGTCGAGATCGGCAACTACGCCGAGATGAAACAGGTGCGGGTGGGCGACCGGACGAAGGTTCATCACAAGAGCTACCTGGGGGACGCCTGGATCGGGGCGGACGTCAACATCGGGGCCGGCACGATCACCTGCAACTACGGGCTGGACCACCGCAAGCACCGGACGACGATCGGGGACGGCGCGTACATCGGCAGCGACTCGATGCTGGTCGCGCCGGTGCGGATCGGGCGGGGGGCGATCACGGGCGCGGGTGCGGTGGTGACCAAGAATGTGCCGCCCCGCGGCGTTGCCGTTGGGGTGCCGGCCCGCGTGATCCGGCTGCTCGGCGCCAGGCGGTAGGAGGAGAGACGAATGGCGGGCGCAGGGATCCGGGTCTTCAGCGGGACCAGCAACCCGGATCTGGCCGGGGGCATCGCCGCCTACCTCGACGTTCGTTTGGGGGCGATCGCCGTCTTCCGCTACGCCGACGGCGAGATCGGCGTGCGGATCGAGGAGAGCGTCCGGGGTGAGGATGTCTTCATCGTCCAGCCGACCTGCCCGCCGGCGAGCGAGACGTTGATGGAGCTCCTGGTCATTATCGACGCGGCCCGTCGTGCCAGCGCCGCCCGGATCACGGCCGTGATCCCGTATTTCGGCTATGCCCGCCAGGACCGCAAGATGAAGCCCCGAGAGCCGATCTCAGCGAAGTTGGTCGCCAATCTCGTGACGACGGCGGGGGCGAACCGGGTCCTCACGCTCGATTTGCATGCCGGACAGTTATGGGGGTTCTTCGATATCCCGCTCGACCATCTGCCGTGCCGGATGATCCTGGGCGACTACTTCCGCGGGCTCGCCCTCGACAACGTGGTCGTGGTGTCTCCCGACATCGGCGGGGTGAAGCGGGCCCGCGAGTTCGCCGAGTACCTCAGGGCGCCGCTGGCGATCATCGACAAGCGGCGCGATCGGCCGAATCAGGTCGCCGAGGTGGTCCACGTGATCGGCAAGGTGTACCGGCGCACGGCGATCCTCGTGGACGACATCATCGATACGGGGGGGACCCTGGCGATGGGGGCGGAGGCGCTCGTGCGCCGCGGGGTACGCGAGGTTTACGCCTGCTGCACCCACGCGATTCTCTCTCCCCCGGCGATCACCCGGATTCAGCGGTCGCCGATCCGGCAGTTGGTGGTCACGGACAGCATGCCGGTGTCGACGGAGAAACGGACCGAGAAGATCACCGTGATTTCGGTCGCCGGCCTCTTGGGCGAGGCGATCCGCCGGATCCACGCCGACCAATCGGTGAGCGAACTCTTCGCGCAGCCGCCCCGGGTGATGCAGCCGGCGGCCGAGGGGGAGTGAGCCGGCAGGCCGGCCCCGCCCCGCATGGTCATGTCCCGGTTCGCCCTGGTCGCCGCGATCGGGCTGGTGCTCGCCTCTGCGGTGACGCCGCTGGTCCAGCGGGTGGCGATCCGATTCCAGATCCTCGCCCGCCCCGGCGGGCGCCACATCCACCGGACGCCGGTCCCCCGCCTGGGGGGCATCGCCGTCTACCTGGCGTTTATGGTCGCCGTGGTCCTCAGCGGGCCCCTGGAGCAGGTCCTTCACATCGGGATCGGGTCGCGCCCCGCGGCCGCGATGCCGTACGTGCTGATCTTCGATCGTCCCGTCCTGGGGCTGCTCTTGGGCGCGACGGTGATCACCGTGCTCGGCATCATCGATGATACCCGGGGCATCTCGCCGTTCGCAAAGTTGGGGGGCCAGGTCATCGCGGCGCTCGTCCCCCTGCCGTTTGGGATCGGGATGGACGTGTTGACCAACCCGATGGGGGGAATGGTGTTCCTCGGTCCCTTCGGCCTCGTGATCACCGTTGTCTGGCTGGTCGCGCTGGCCAACGTCATGAACCTGATCGACGGCATCGACGGGCTGGCCGCGGGCATCGCCACGATCGCCGCCGGGACGGTGCTGATCGCTTCCTACCAACGCGGGGATGTGGCGACGGCGATCCTGGCGGCGGCGCTGATCGGGGCGACCCTCGGATTCCTTCCGTATAACTACAACCCGGCGCGGATTT harbors:
- a CDS encoding MraY family glycosyltransferase, translated to MSRFALVAAIGLVLASAVTPLVQRVAIRFQILARPGGRHIHRTPVPRLGGIAVYLAFMVAVVLSGPLEQVLHIGIGSRPAAAMPYVLIFDRPVLGLLLGATVITVLGIIDDTRGISPFAKLGGQVIAALVPLPFGIGMDVLTNPMGGMVFLGPFGLVITVVWLVALANVMNLIDGIDGLAAGIATIAAGTVLIASYQRGDVATAILAAALIGATLGFLPYNYNPARIFLGDTGSMLLGYLLGGLSVLGAFKSYTALSLLVPLAALGVPVLDTALAIMRRWRTRRPIFQADTEHLHHRLLQRGLSQRQTTVVLYLVTAILGVGALLASGIHRISLVAVLALLMAALAFGARRTGLLASPRPAPADGRHDFPK
- the glmU gene encoding bifunctional UDP-N-acetylglucosamine diphosphorylase/glucosamine-1-phosphate N-acetyltransferase GlmU, with translation MVEQPAAVILAAGRSTRMKSGSPKVLHLLSGRPMISYIVEALRRAGVRRPLLVVGTDAAAIRGALGSRVDYVVQARPLGTGHAVSAALPRLRGRAVAFVVNADMPFVQAATFRALRAAVRSLVIASLATGVAESDLRFGRIVRGADRRLLRIVEDRDASPEERAIREVNAGVYCFRLPELRWALRRIRPNNRQGEYYLTDAVTLLAGEGGGVATVPVGDPAELRGVNTRAELAEAERTMRRRILSRVMESGVTVTDPATTFIEDAVRIGPDTIVHPYTMLSGRTIVGDHAVIGPGARIHDSVVGRRACVRDSSLEGARIGDGTIVGPYAHLRPGTVVGRYVEIGNYAEMKQVRVGDRTKVHHKSYLGDAWIGADVNIGAGTITCNYGLDHRKHRTTIGDGAYIGSDSMLVAPVRIGRGAITGAGAVVTKNVPPRGVAVGVPARVIRLLGARR
- a CDS encoding ribose-phosphate pyrophosphokinase is translated as MAGAGIRVFSGTSNPDLAGGIAAYLDVRLGAIAVFRYADGEIGVRIEESVRGEDVFIVQPTCPPASETLMELLVIIDAARRASAARITAVIPYFGYARQDRKMKPREPISAKLVANLVTTAGANRVLTLDLHAGQLWGFFDIPLDHLPCRMILGDYFRGLALDNVVVVSPDIGGVKRAREFAEYLRAPLAIIDKRRDRPNQVAEVVHVIGKVYRRTAILVDDIIDTGGTLAMGAEALVRRGVREVYACCTHAILSPPAITRIQRSPIRQLVVTDSMPVSTEKRTEKITVISVAGLLGEAIRRIHADQSVSELFAQPPRVMQPAAEGE